CCTaggagtgattttttttttttttttttttttttttactgtacatGTAAAGCCCTACTGGAGCTGGATTCCTTTTTACTAGTGGAGGTTCAGTGATGTTTGAATTTGTACACTGGTATGTCGCTGTGTTTAGGCACCCCTACCACATGATGGTAGAGAAATAGCTGATCTCCACACAGCAAAAAACGGTGGACTGCAAAAGATCCTTCATGAAGCTGTGGCAGGCTGTGGaggggtggtgcactgttctactgtgcagggacaccatcttcatggaagagtcatcagaagaaaacctatCCTGTGTCCTCGCTGCAAAATTGTGTGTGAGaaaggtgcagaatttcatgacaagaacacctctccaactgttaagcacagggtgGATGGCTAATGCTTTggacttgtgttgcagccagtggcaatccacaatggactaccttaAGAGGGGCAAGCTGATGGGCcgaggggtgcccaaaccttttaATGCCACTGTAAGGGACCTGGATTAAAATCAGTATGGCCTGGACTTTTACATCTGCGCCATCATTAAAAGTACTGCCGGTTACGGATGTCGGAACTCCATTTTAGCAGTTAGCCATCGCTgccaataaaaaaagtattggtGCAGGTATTACATTACCATGAGGCGGACATGGGTTTGGCAAGTTCTCTGCTGGATTGAAACCATGGATCTTGCCGGTAACCACCGAAATTACAGCACCACCTCCCCAGGAAAAAAAGAACCCCAGGTCAAATAAGGCTTTAGAGTGATATAACAAGAGGCAGCTCTTTAGCTATGCTTGCTTAATGAGTATtctaaaaacaaaccaaaatagaacattacatacagtacatggtttccatgtatatgtataatacaaaaacattcataacacacaacaaaacaaacaacaaaaaaaaaatctatcgcTCCCTCTCTAAATTCTATCATCGTCTGATAGGCCTCATGGATTTTTAGGATTCTAAACTGGCATTGGCTGCCTCGAAATGCCTGCTTCTTGTTTTTAAAccgttaaccccttaaaccagTCCGCACTTCAATCCCTCACTCTCGTGAACACACGCAACTTTCATAATATGGTAGTTTCAAAGCAGTGACTGAAGAACTGCAGTAGTATCCGTATAATTCGCCCACGGTTTAAGGGGGTTAAGAAGGCAAGAGGTAGCGGAGTTTGTTTGGAGTACCACGTTGCTGTGCCCCGTACCTTGGAGCTTTGCACAAGGGCATGGTAACAGTGGCTAGAGCCACGGTCACCCTGTATTTTAAAGCTAAAAAAGAAAATTCCTAACATTAAAACTCGCTTCTAAAATAGTGCATTGATTGCTAAAAAGTCACACAATTAAATCCATTCATGTAAAAAactaaagacaaaaaataaatatatgaaaaaatgaGCATCAactatgaagaaaaaaacattccatGCAGGAACATCGGACCTTGGTTTTGATGTCGGATTATTTAGCTGAAAGCAATCATGCAGCACATAAAAGTAGCACTTCGCCGATCTAAGAGGGCGATGGAAATTACCCCTAAGGCAATGTTATCGCCAGAGAATTCCCTGCCCTAAAATGCTACACGCTACTTAAAAGCTCCTTCAATGCTAATGGCAATTTCCAGATTTCCTGAATAATGGTCAGACTTGTAAGCACTGGTAGTTTACGATGGCGGCGGCTAACGTTCACCAGATACATGGAGAGCAGGAGAAGTACTTAAAGCTAACTCGCAGTTTAAATAAACAGAACTAATAAAGTGTATGTAGTGTTATTATAAAGATATTAATCAACCAAAAcctatacattaataaatatgaGGATGCCTTCACGTGCTtataaaataactgaaaaatgcaaaaaacaagTAGTGTAGTAGTGCCAGTAGTCTCCAAAATGCACCATAATacacccattcattcatttatcactgaaaataaaacataaacagtACAGGAGGAGCAGCAGTACATGCAAATAATCTGGTCCTATAAAACATTAAGGCACCAGAGGTATAAAAATCcacttgtattattattattttttaacgtcacctttttttcttctttttttttttataatcttCAAGTGTTCTGAAGGCATTCTTAGTGAGTGCATAAAACATACCGACGGGGACATGAACTGATTAGGCTCAAGCTTCTGCATTGGTCATCTTCTGTAGCAGAGGGATCTGTTCAAGAGGAAGAGAGTTCAAATTCAGATGTATTCGGTCCATCAAAGCTTCACAATGCTCTAAATCCCCCAACTTAAAAAGACTTGTAGAGTTTGAAGGGTTATCAGACACGACGGAGTGCTACAATTAAAACCCCAACAACATGAGCGCTGCTGATATCAAAGCACTCAAAGCTAAACTGAGCTTTAACGCAATTTCATCATTCGTCTCAGATCCCCTGTGACTTACGCCTCTTCTTACAGTGCTTTCATTATTTCTCATGCCTAGCtcagtgaaaaaaaagtggGGGTCGAAAGAGAAAAGGGGCTACACTTTCAATTAATGCCACATTTGTGCCAACAGTCTTATTTTGCAGAAAGGAAAAGGTTGTTTTGGCAGGTTTGTCATTTTTGGACAGCCAATGCTTACCTTCGACAGATCCACCCCTGTGAGCGCATTGACAGACACAGGCAATTCAGCCAGCAGACGATTCACCTCACCCGTCACCCGGTTGCCCTCTCCGCTCAGTATCACAATCTCATTGGTCTTGGCCAGAGGGGCAGACACCTTGGCAGCAATCTGTAAGTAGGCACGGAGATCAAAGATCAGCACTTGACACCCAACCTCCGGGCGTGTTCATCTGACTGAATGGTCCTTCACCTTTGGCAGCGCATCCAGTACCAGCGCAGCCTTGGCAGCCTCCCCGTACTGCTGGTAGGCATCCGCCTTCAGCCTCATCTTCTCTGCCTCGGCCTTGCCCACCGCCTCAATGGACTTGGCCTCCGCCTCGCCGATCTTCCGAATTTTCTCTGCTTCGGCCTGCGCGGTCAGCACCTTCtttatcctttgaaaagaaaaaCGCATTTCCTCCATCATTTCAAATCAATACCatgctgctcacacacacacatacacacacacacgcacacaagaTAAAAGAACCGTGTCTGCTTGAGGTGGGAGCTCGAAGAATCTTTTTGGGGCGTTCAGTCAAAGCGTACGTACTTCTGGCCCTCAGCCAGCTGCTGCATCCTGTACGCCTCAGCCTCGGCTGGCCGCTTGACTGTAGCGATCAGCTCCTTCTCCGTCCTACTGATCTCCTTCTCCTCGATGACgatttgcttctttctctgcaCCACTTCAATCTCGATCTCCTCCAGACGGATCTTCTGTTGCTCCTTAGCTGCTTGGAGCTCGTACGCCAGCTGAGCCTCCGCTTTCTGCTCAGGGATACAGATCAATGGGTTATATGATCAGCAGGGTTTTCCCTGGTCCTACAGCCCAAACTTAACACTTTCTACCACAGACAGCTTCCAGCTTCCAGTCAGTGAATCTACAGGTATATCTATTTCCAGGACCTCGCACCAGTAAAGCCACAGCCACACATACCAGACCAGCAGTGTCTCTAGGACAGAGCGGGGCACCCCTTGGTAAACAGTGTTACCATATTTAGGCATGGAGGTTTCACCCTGaagctgccgatggctagcagcatgaccgggattcgaaccaggattcaatcctctgatcatagtgaccaCACCTTATTCGGCAATTCAGTGAATTCAGGCCAATATTTTAATCTCCCTCTTGGTATCTGTACAATAACAAACTGAGGCTACTtgcaatgcagtgttttgaCTAAGCCTCTACAGGAAAAcaatgagagaggtctgtatgCCCCCCTGTAGAAATGCAGTCTGCAGATTTAACAAATACACTACAAATCAGTGTTATTGTGGcccatttttaacattttataggTTGTAAAGAACTGAAAATGCTCATTTGTTAAATTTGCAGATTTAAGAATCTCATTTATTGAAATCTAAAGCTATTTCAATCGAAAGTTACATGTTAATATAGGACCCCTCCTTTGCCATCACCTTCACAATACCTGCACCAGCTCTTTCCCCACAATTCCGGCCCAAAACATGACCCCGACACCTCTTTGCTGACGTCGGCAGCCTTGTTGCGACATGGTGGCCATCCACCAACCATACTCTGGACCATCCAGGGTTGCACGGCATTCATCAGTCAACAAGACTCACTTGTGCTCTGAAGGATCCTACCAAAGGCACCAGCAGCTTGAAATACCCATTTGCTGCTTTGGAATGGCATTTTAGCAGCTGCTCTCTAGCTGACCGGACCAGTCTATGCTCTGAATCAGCCCCAAATATCTGCACAGTGCGATGATTATGTTTACGTTTTTGTGAAATGTATATCTATCTAATATTTTCATACCATGTTCTTGCTTGAAACCTGTGGCCTGCTTAATAATGTGGAGCGTCATTCTTTAACAGGGCTCACCTGGCAAACTAATTATCACAGGTGTCCAAAGAGCCCTGAGACACAACACCATCCCGGAATTGAattgaaatacaaaaataattatCTTCGACACTTAAGtccaatttgcataataatgtGGAACATGGTGTATATTGCAGAACTAAATATCGCAATGCCAAAATGGCAAATATCGTGCGGCCCTAGATGAATGTGTTTCCACACAAAGACACATCGCACACACCCAACTATCAAACAACGCCAACCCACCGTGATTTTATCAGTTAAAATCAGATGGAAAAAGGTCAGAAAGGTGAAACCGTGGTTTTCcctgcaaacaaaacagtgagTGATATATATGGAAGTCATGCTCTCTGACCGTGAGTATGCGGAAAGCCGCTATCCTACTCCCCCCTACTTCATTTAGGCTACAAGAGGCCACACACACGCTCACCTTGGTGTTCACTTCTTGGTTAAAGGCAGCTTTCTGGAGATCCAGCTCCCGCTTAGAGTTAGCCATTTTGGTGTCGGCCAAGAACGTGACGTCCATCATTTCCTTCTTGCACTCGGCTTCCTGGGCAGAGTGAATGGAAAAGCATGCCCGTTGATGAATGGTGTCCTCTAACAGGAAGAGGGCCACATCTTGGCTTAGAAGCCGCTTACTTTTATTCCGGCGTCTCTTTCTGCCTCTGCCACGCCGATGTCCGCGTCCCTCTGCACCGCGGCCGTCTGCGTCTTTCCCAGGGAGCTCAAATAGTCCAGTTTATCGTAAACATCCTGCCACAACAAAAACCACACTCATCAGTGTCTTTTAGAAGAACTGCACTGGGTTTATGCCACTTGAGGGGTAACAGTAAAGGGAGAGAGATCAGGGTGATTATGGTGAATGTGACCAAACCAAAGTGCTCACTTTGATGGTGAAGCTGAGGATCTCGATGCCCATCCGGCCGACGTCAGGGGCGGCCACCTCGCGCACCAACTGGGCAAACTGGTCTCTGTCCTGGTAGATCTGCTCTACTGTCAGAGTACCTGTGGTGTATTCAGAAACAACCTGATGAGCGCATCTACAACTCTCAAGCATCAAAGCATGGTGGTGTGGTAAAAGGAGAAATGTGAGACTATGGGAAACAGTTATATCACCTAAAATGGAGCGCAAATGCCCTTCCAGAGTTTGCAGCACCACGGCTTTGATTTCCATAACGGATTTCCCCAAAAACTGCTCACAAGCGATCGCCAGCAGATCCTGGTCAGTCATAACCTTCACCTAAAATTGATTCAACAATAaatggaaaaaacacacacatccatgtTTATTGAACCATGCACATCAATATGGAGCTGGTTAAGCCttcactcttctgggaagggtTTCCGCTAGGTTGGACGGCTTAACGCCAGTACTTGTAATCCCTGGTCACTACTCATTTCTTATATCTGTAAACATgaaaaattcattcatttaaactCCTCCAAAAGACGTTACCTCAGCTCAAACTATGACCCCTAGTCCTCCTGCACCAAATCATACAGTTAGCACTGCACATTTGGGTATTCACCCAACCTCATTCATCAGTTTCCAGTTGGTAAAGTGTAATTCTTCACTCTAGAGAACTCTAGAGATTCTAACGTTTAGCAGGACATGACCACATTAGTGTCAGAAGGTGGGAGGGAAAGGATTAGGTGGGTGTCACAGACATAACTGTGGTATGAAAGCTATaagagaatattatattaaCAAAGAacatgtcagtgtaaaaagaaaaGCGGTGAGGGCCTTGTGGGACACCGGTGGAGATTCTACAAGGATGCACAGAAGGACCCTGTGGCTGACGGTGTCAAAGACAGCAGAAAGGGCAAGACAGCTCCACAGTCTAATGCTGGTATGCTTTAGCCAATGTCTGACATGTTGGAAAGGTGGCATCCAACGAGAATAACAGGTTATTGCGTGGCTGTGTGCTTGATTTTATTAAAGTTAGCAATGAACACTTCCATTCAGCCAAAAAGTTTATTACTGAGGTTGAGCACTGATGTTGGGCAATACGTCCTGGAACACAGTCATCATTCAAACCCTCTCCAAAGGATGTTACCCAGCCCAAACTATGACCATTATTCTTCCTCCGCTAAACCTTACAGTTGGCACAGTACATTTGGGCAGACAGCATTCGCCTGGCATTTAGCAAACCCAATATTTGTCCATCACACAGATGGTCAGATGGTGACGAGCAACTCACCACTCTAGAGGGAAGTATTAGTTGGGTGTCATCAAAACAACAGTTCTAAGAGAAGACAATTAAAAAGCCAAGTGagcaaaagtaaagaaaaaaaagagatgagGGCTGACCACCGAGCCTTGTGGGACACCTGTGGAAAGTCATGTGCATGGAGCTGATGTAGATCCACCCCATGTTGCTTGAAACAAGGGCCCCTGACAGTTAGGTGCCCCCATTTCGGTGGGATGTGCCTTCCCTTTTCAGGCGGAGATGGTGATTCTAAGGTTGGCAAGGATGGACAAGTGGATCTTGTTGCTGAGGTCAAGGTTAATCAGGACCAGGGGTCCCAGGGGTGTCACATAACTTTACCTATGTAGTGCTTATATATGTGTACACTGCATAAACACGAACATACGTTTGTCATATGAATGATATCAGAAATTGTTCACCTGAGCCACGCCTGTGACTGTAATAGCGAC
The sequence above is drawn from the Salminus brasiliensis chromosome 11, fSalBra1.hap2, whole genome shotgun sequence genome and encodes:
- the flot2b gene encoding flotillin-2b yields the protein MGSCLTVGPNEALVVSGGCTGSDEKTYVVGGWAWAWWFLSDTQRITLEIMTLQPKCESVETAEGVAITVTGVAQVKVMTDQDLLAIACEQFLGKSVMEIKAVVLQTLEGHLRSILGTLTVEQIYQDRDQFAQLVREVAAPDVGRMGIEILSFTIKDVYDKLDYLSSLGKTQTAAVQRDADIGVAEAERDAGIKEAECKKEMMDVTFLADTKMANSKRELDLQKAAFNQEVNTKKAEAQLAYELQAAKEQQKIRLEEIEIEVVQRKKQIVIEEKEISRTEKELIATVKRPAEAEAYRMQQLAEGQKIKKVLTAQAEAEKIRKIGEAEAKSIEAVGKAEAEKMRLKADAYQQYGEAAKAALVLDALPKIAAKVSAPLAKTNEIVILSGEGNRVTGEVNRLLAELPVSVNALTGVDLSKIPLLQKMTNAEA